Proteins from a single region of Starkeya sp. ORNL1:
- a CDS encoding outer membrane protein assembly factor BamE: MISERTTLTARRRGLALAACFAVALGASACSSGTVIPTATLGLPRTPTGFVTERQRGYVATDGSLEQVPVGSSQEQVLLVLGTPSTVATVDGEVFYYISQKTKKVMFLKPEVVDQRVMAVYFDKKDKRVTRIADYGLKDGKVFDFASRTTPTSGQELSFLGQLFTASTLNPGLGM, from the coding sequence ATGATCTCTGAGCGGACGACGCTCACCGCCCGCCGGCGCGGCCTCGCCCTCGCCGCTTGCTTTGCGGTCGCGCTCGGCGCGTCTGCCTGCTCCAGTGGCACGGTGATCCCGACGGCGACTCTTGGCCTGCCGCGCACGCCCACCGGTTTCGTCACCGAACGCCAGCGCGGCTATGTCGCCACCGACGGTTCGCTTGAGCAGGTGCCGGTCGGCTCCAGCCAGGAGCAGGTGCTGCTGGTGCTCGGCACGCCCTCGACCGTCGCCACCGTGGATGGCGAGGTGTTCTATTACATCTCGCAGAAGACCAAGAAGGTGATGTTCCTGAAGCCGGAAGTGGTCGACCAGCGTGTCATGGCGGTCTATTTCGACAAGAAGGACAAGCGCGTCACGCGCATCGCCGACTACGGGCTGAAGGACGGCAAGGTGTTCGACTTCGCCTCGCGCACCACGCCGACCAGCGGCCAGGAACTCTCCTTCCTCGGCCAGCTCTTCACCGCCAGCACGCTGAATCCCGGCCTCGGCATGTAA
- a CDS encoding FAD-binding oxidoreductase — protein MKSDTIVLGAGIVGTSVAVNLALSGAKVTLIDRRGPGEETSYGNAGLVERASIYPVAFPHELKAIIDVVLKRNPAANYHWSALPGLARWLYAYWRASSSEGVLSYARTIEKLLAFSLSEHERLAGPAGALHYFREGGWLKVYRSEAGLARERSEFPLARNYGLTPREITVDEALTLEPNLRPIFHGAVLWSDPQSVSSPGGVTKAYADYFRKLGGTIVQADARALAPIPGGWRAVTEDGGVDGANAVVALGPWAPDVLRSLGLRLPFAVKRGYHMHYAPAGGAGLSRPVLDEEGGYVITPMEQGIRLTTGVEFARRDAHKTPVQLDWTEPLARELFPLGPRLEAEPWMGCRPAFPDMLPVIGPAPGRPGLWLAIGHQHLGFTLGPATGRLIAEMMSGATPFTDPAPFSAARLR, from the coding sequence ATGAAGTCCGATACCATCGTCCTGGGCGCCGGCATTGTCGGCACCTCGGTGGCGGTCAACCTTGCGCTCTCCGGTGCCAAGGTGACGCTGATCGACCGCCGCGGCCCGGGCGAGGAGACCTCCTACGGCAATGCCGGCCTCGTCGAGCGCGCCTCCATCTATCCGGTGGCATTTCCGCACGAGCTCAAGGCGATCATCGACGTCGTGCTGAAACGCAATCCGGCGGCGAACTACCATTGGAGCGCGCTGCCTGGCCTCGCGCGCTGGCTGTACGCTTACTGGCGCGCCTCCTCGTCCGAGGGCGTCCTGTCCTATGCCCGCACCATCGAGAAGTTGCTGGCGTTCAGCCTGTCCGAGCACGAGCGGCTCGCCGGGCCGGCCGGCGCCCTGCATTATTTCCGCGAGGGCGGCTGGCTGAAGGTCTATCGCAGTGAGGCGGGGCTTGCCCGTGAGCGTTCCGAGTTCCCGCTGGCGCGCAATTATGGGCTGACGCCGCGCGAGATCACGGTCGACGAGGCGCTGACTCTGGAGCCGAATCTCAGGCCGATCTTCCACGGCGCCGTGCTCTGGTCCGACCCGCAGTCGGTCTCAAGTCCGGGCGGGGTGACCAAGGCCTATGCCGACTATTTCCGCAAGCTTGGCGGCACCATCGTCCAGGCCGATGCGCGGGCGCTGGCGCCGATTCCCGGCGGCTGGCGGGCGGTGACCGAGGATGGCGGCGTCGACGGCGCCAATGCCGTGGTCGCGCTCGGGCCGTGGGCACCGGACGTGCTGCGCTCGCTCGGCCTGCGTCTGCCATTCGCGGTGAAGCGCGGCTATCACATGCACTATGCCCCCGCCGGCGGCGCCGGCCTGTCGCGGCCGGTACTCGACGAGGAGGGTGGCTATGTCATCACCCCGATGGAGCAGGGCATTCGCCTGACCACCGGCGTCGAGTTCGCCCGTCGCGACGCGCACAAGACCCCGGTGCAGCTTGACTGGACCGAGCCGCTGGCGCGCGAACTGTTTCCGCTCGGGCCGCGCCTCGAGGCGGAACCCTGGATGGGGTGCCGTCCGGCCTTTCCCGACATGCTGCCGGTCATCGGCCCGGCGCCGGGGCGCCCCGGCCTGTGGCTCGCCATCGGCCACCAGCATCTGGGCTTCACGCTCGGCCCGGCGACCGGACGCCTCATCGCCGAAATGATGAGCGGGGCGACGCCGTTCACCGATCCGGCGCCGTTCTCGGCCGCGCGCTTGCGCTGA
- the ribH gene encoding 6,7-dimethyl-8-ribityllumazine synthase: protein MASPRPPRASDDAPVHGRVLIVEARFYDDIADELLAGATAALTHAGASYDVVTVPGTLEVPPAAAIALDAAAHAGHPYDAVVTLGCVIRGETYHFEIVAGESARALMDLAVARKMPLGNGILTVETDEQAWVRARVADGDKGGGAAKAALSLLRLKRKVG, encoded by the coding sequence ATGGCGAGCCCGCGCCCGCCGCGTGCCTCCGATGACGCCCCGGTCCACGGGCGCGTGCTCATCGTCGAGGCCCGCTTCTATGACGATATCGCCGACGAACTGCTGGCCGGCGCCACCGCCGCGCTGACGCATGCGGGGGCGAGCTATGACGTCGTTACCGTGCCCGGCACGCTGGAAGTGCCGCCCGCGGCCGCCATCGCGCTCGATGCCGCGGCCCATGCCGGCCATCCCTATGATGCGGTAGTGACGCTCGGTTGCGTGATCCGCGGCGAGACCTATCATTTCGAGATCGTCGCCGGGGAATCCGCCCGTGCGCTGATGGACCTCGCGGTCGCCCGCAAGATGCCGCTCGGCAATGGTATCCTCACCGTCGAGACCGACGAGCAGGCATGGGTGCGTGCCCGTGTGGCCGATGGCGACAAGGGCGGCGGTGCCGCCAAGGCGGCGCTGTCGCTGCTGCGTCTCAAACGCAAGGTCGGGTGA
- a CDS encoding riboflavin synthase: MFTGIITDVGEVARIEPRNDVRRLTILTRYDTSSIDLGASIACSGVCLTVVGTDEGTFDVEAAPETLAITTVSGWGPGTRINLERALKIGDELGGHIVQGHADGVAKVISREDLGETTRFWFEAPEALARFIAPKGSVALDGTSLTVNEVEGARFSCLLIPHTLSHTAWGEVRAGNVVNIEIDMMARYAARLAEFR; encoded by the coding sequence ATGTTCACCGGCATCATCACCGATGTGGGCGAGGTGGCGCGGATCGAGCCGCGCAACGACGTCCGCCGCCTGACCATCCTGACCCGCTACGACACGTCCAGTATCGACCTCGGCGCCTCCATCGCCTGTTCGGGCGTCTGCCTGACGGTGGTCGGCACCGATGAGGGTACGTTCGACGTCGAGGCGGCGCCGGAGACGCTGGCCATCACCACGGTCAGCGGGTGGGGGCCGGGCACCCGCATCAATCTGGAACGCGCGCTGAAGATCGGCGACGAGCTCGGCGGCCATATCGTCCAGGGCCACGCCGACGGCGTCGCCAAGGTGATTTCCCGCGAGGATCTCGGCGAGACCACGCGCTTCTGGTTCGAGGCGCCCGAGGCACTCGCCCGCTTCATTGCGCCGAAGGGCTCGGTTGCGCTCGACGGCACCTCGCTCACCGTGAACGAGGTCGAAGGCGCGCGCTTCTCCTGTTTGCTGATCCCGCACACGCTTTCGCACACCGCGTGGGGCGAGGTGCGAGCTGGGAACGTTGTCAATATCGAAATCGACATGATGGCCCGCTACGCTGCGCGGCTTGCGGAGTTCCGCTGA
- the glyA gene encoding serine hydroxymethyltransferase produces MSSLANTVADTATFFSAPLDETDPELAGAIRAELGRQRDEIELIASENIVSRAVLEAQGSVLTNKYAEGYPGRRYYGGCQYVDVAETLAIERAKKLFGAGFANVQPHSGAQANTAVFFALMQPGDTFLGLNLAAGGHLTHGAPVSLSGKWFKPVPYNVRQDDQRIDYEEVAKLADEHKPKVIIAGGSAYPRHIDFVKMRAIADSVGAYLMVDMAHFAGLVAGGVHPNPVPHAHVTTTTTHKTLRGPRGGMILTNDEDLAKKVNSAIFPGTQGGPLMHVIAAKAVAFGEALRPEFKLYAKNVVENAKALAENLKGHGFSIVSGGTDTHLMLVDLRPKKLTGKVSEAALGRAHITCNKNGIPFDPEKPMVTSGVRLGTPAGTTRGFGVAEFQQVGDMIAEVLDVLSQKGTDEDSLVEAAVREKVAGLLARFPIYN; encoded by the coding sequence ATGTCCTCGCTTGCCAATACGGTCGCGGATACCGCGACGTTCTTCTCCGCGCCGCTCGACGAGACCGATCCGGAGCTCGCCGGCGCGATTCGCGCCGAGCTCGGTCGCCAGCGCGACGAGATCGAGCTGATCGCCTCCGAGAACATCGTCTCTCGGGCCGTGCTCGAAGCGCAGGGCTCCGTGCTCACCAATAAATATGCCGAAGGCTATCCGGGCCGCCGCTATTATGGCGGTTGCCAGTATGTCGACGTCGCCGAGACGCTCGCCATCGAGCGCGCCAAGAAGCTGTTCGGCGCCGGCTTTGCCAATGTGCAGCCGCATTCGGGCGCGCAGGCCAACACTGCGGTGTTCTTCGCGCTGATGCAGCCCGGCGATACCTTCCTCGGCCTCAACCTCGCCGCCGGCGGGCACCTGACCCATGGCGCGCCGGTGAGCCTCTCCGGCAAGTGGTTCAAGCCGGTGCCCTATAATGTGCGCCAGGACGACCAGCGCATCGATTATGAGGAAGTGGCCAAGCTCGCCGACGAGCACAAGCCGAAGGTCATCATCGCCGGCGGCTCGGCCTATCCGCGCCATATCGACTTCGTGAAGATGCGCGCCATCGCCGACTCGGTCGGCGCCTATCTCATGGTCGACATGGCGCATTTCGCTGGTCTGGTCGCAGGCGGCGTGCATCCGAACCCGGTGCCGCACGCCCATGTCACCACCACGACCACCCACAAGACGCTGCGCGGCCCGCGCGGTGGCATGATCCTCACCAATGACGAGGACCTGGCGAAGAAGGTCAACTCTGCCATCTTCCCGGGCACCCAGGGCGGCCCGCTGATGCATGTCATCGCCGCCAAGGCGGTGGCGTTCGGCGAGGCGCTGCGTCCCGAGTTCAAGCTTTACGCGAAGAACGTCGTGGAAAATGCCAAGGCGCTTGCGGAAAATCTCAAGGGCCATGGCTTTTCCATCGTCTCCGGCGGCACCGATACGCATCTGATGCTGGTCGATCTCCGCCCGAAGAAGCTCACCGGCAAGGTGTCGGAGGCCGCGCTCGGCCGTGCCCACATCACCTGCAACAAGAACGGCATCCCGTTCGACCCGGAAAAGCCGATGGTCACCTCCGGCGTGCGCCTCGGCACCCCGGCCGGGACCACGCGCGGCTTCGGCGTTGCCGAGTTCCAGCAGGTCGGCGACATGATTGCCGAGGTGCTCGACGTGCTCTCGCAGAAGGGCACCGACGAGGACAGCCTGGTTGAGGCCGCGGTTCGCGAAAAGGTGGCGGGACTATTGGCGCGGTTCCCCATCTATAATTGA
- the nusB gene encoding transcription antitermination factor NusB, which translates to MSTTPTKPVNHKPIRKSAARLNAVQALYQMDVAATPLPEILAQFESHWIGREIEGDEIAPADLTLFRDIVGGVLREQRTIDPVLDAALVNGWPLKRIEAVLRAVLRAGAYELASRMDVPARVVVAEYVNVAAAFLDREETGMVNAVLDGLAREKRADEFTS; encoded by the coding sequence ATGTCCACGACGCCGACCAAGCCCGTCAACCACAAGCCGATCCGCAAGAGCGCGGCGCGGCTCAATGCGGTGCAGGCGCTCTACCAGATGGATGTCGCGGCGACCCCGTTGCCGGAGATCCTCGCCCAGTTCGAAAGCCACTGGATCGGCCGCGAGATCGAAGGCGACGAGATCGCCCCGGCGGATCTCACGCTGTTCCGCGATATTGTCGGCGGCGTGCTGCGCGAGCAGCGCACGATCGATCCGGTGCTCGACGCCGCTCTGGTGAATGGCTGGCCGCTGAAGCGTATCGAGGCGGTGTTGCGCGCCGTGCTGCGCGCCGGTGCCTATGAACTCGCCAGCCGCATGGATGTGCCGGCGCGCGTCGTGGTGGCGGAATATGTCAATGTCGCCGCCGCCTTCCTCGACCGCGAGGAGACCGGCATGGTGAACGCCGTGCTCGACGGGCTCGCGCGGGAGAAGCGCGCCGACGAATTCACCAGCTAG
- a CDS encoding ABC transporter substrate-binding protein has product MKTLRIIAAAAILALGASAAHAEMKKVRIGTEGAYPPFNSVSTSGELVGFDIDIAKALCAKMKVECTFVAQDWDGIIPALLAKKFDAIVASMSITEERKQKVAFTVPYYSTPGNFIAPKDTKLTDLSPAGLKGKTIGTQSSTTASVYLEEKYKDSDIKLYPTQDEANADLANGRLDTILADKFVLYEWLEKTDAGKCCKFIGADIKDVNPEGTGIAVRKEDNELREALNKAIKEIVADGTYKKINEKYFPFNIY; this is encoded by the coding sequence ATGAAGACGTTAAGGATCATAGCGGCCGCTGCGATTCTCGCGCTCGGCGCCAGCGCGGCGCATGCGGAGATGAAGAAGGTGCGCATCGGCACCGAGGGCGCCTATCCGCCCTTCAATTCGGTGAGCACCTCCGGCGAACTGGTCGGGTTCGACATCGACATCGCCAAGGCGCTCTGCGCCAAGATGAAGGTCGAGTGCACCTTCGTCGCCCAGGACTGGGACGGCATCATTCCGGCGCTGCTGGCCAAGAAGTTCGACGCCATCGTCGCCTCGATGTCGATCACCGAGGAGCGCAAGCAGAAGGTCGCCTTCACCGTCCCGTATTATTCGACGCCGGGCAATTTCATCGCGCCGAAGGACACCAAGCTCACCGACCTCTCGCCGGCCGGACTGAAGGGCAAGACCATCGGCACGCAGTCCTCGACCACCGCGTCGGTGTATCTGGAGGAGAAGTACAAGGACAGCGACATCAAGCTCTATCCGACGCAGGACGAGGCCAACGCCGATCTCGCCAATGGCCGGCTCGACACCATCCTGGCCGATAAGTTCGTGCTCTACGAGTGGCTGGAGAAGACCGACGCCGGCAAATGCTGCAAGTTCATCGGCGCCGACATCAAGGACGTGAACCCCGAGGGCACCGGCATCGCCGTGCGCAAGGAAGACAATGAACTGCGCGAGGCGCTGAACAAGGCGATCAAGGAGATCGTCGCCGACGGCACCTACAAGAAGATCAACGAGAAGTATTTCCCCTTCAATATCTATTGA
- the nrdR gene encoding transcriptional regulator NrdR: protein MRCPYCGSLDTQVKDSRPTEDSAAIRRRRICPDCGGRFTTFERVQLRELTVVKRSGRRVPFDRDKLARSIEVALRKRPVDAERVERLVSGLVRRLESMGESEIGSETIGELVMESLKQLDDVAYVRFASVYRNFREAKDFEAVLGELDSREDGRLDE, encoded by the coding sequence ATGCGCTGTCCCTATTGCGGGAGTCTGGACACCCAGGTGAAGGACTCCCGTCCGACCGAGGACAGCGCTGCGATCCGGCGCCGCCGCATCTGTCCGGATTGCGGCGGCCGCTTTACTACCTTCGAACGCGTTCAGCTGCGCGAACTCACCGTGGTGAAGCGTTCCGGTCGCCGCGTGCCGTTCGACCGCGACAAGCTTGCCCGCTCGATCGAAGTGGCGCTGAGGAAGCGCCCGGTCGATGCCGAGCGGGTGGAGCGGCTGGTTTCCGGCCTGGTCCGGCGGCTGGAGAGCATGGGCGAGAGCGAGATCGGCTCGGAGACCATCGGCGAACTGGTAATGGAGAGCCTGAAGCAGCTCGACGACGTCGCCTATGTCCGCTTCGCCAGCGTCTACCGCAATTTCCGCGAGGCAAAGGACTTCGAGGCGGTGCTCGGCGAGCTCGACTCCCGGGAAGACGGACGGCTCGACGAATGA
- a CDS encoding sodium-translocating pyrophosphatase, translating to MLSLFLIVLCGLLSIAYGVWAFREVMSSDPGTMRMQEIAGAIREGAQAYLARQYTTIAVVGVVIFLIVGFMLGWLVAIGFLIGAVLSGIAGFIGMNVSVRANVRTAQAATQSLEGGLDLAFKAGAITGLLVAGLALMGVTIYYGVLTRGLGFAPGARTVVDSLVALGFGASLISIFARLGGGIFTKGADVGGDLVGKVEAGIPEDDPRNPATIADNVGDNVGDCAGMAADLFETYAVTLVATMVLAIIFFGTNAALLGSMLIYPLAIGAVCIITSIAGTFFVKLPASRSIMGALYRGFIATAGLSVVAVAIVTWLVIGFGPIAGTDFTGLSLFLCGLVGLAVTGLIVWITEYYTGTGFRPVVSIAQASVTGHGTNIIQGLAVSLESTALPTLVIIAGILFAYGLAGLFGIAIAATTMLALAGMVVALDAFGPVTDNAGGIAEMAGLPKEVRQSTDALDAVGNTTKAITKGYAIASAGLGALVLFAAYNQDLKYFTAQATPGSYFEGVTPNFSLENPYVVVGLLFGGLLPFLFAAMGMTAVGRAAGAIVEEVRRQFREKPGIMQGTEKPDYSRAVDLLTKAAIKEMIVPSLLPVLSPVVCYFVIYLVAGGGVAGKSAAFSALGAMLLGVIVTGLFVAISMTSGGGAWDNAKKSFEDGFVDKDGVRHFKGSEAHKASVTGDTVGDPYKDTAGPAVNPMIKITNIVALLLLAMLAH from the coding sequence ATGCTTTCTCTATTTCTGATCGTGCTCTGCGGCTTGCTGTCGATCGCCTATGGCGTCTGGGCATTCCGGGAGGTCATGTCGTCTGACCCCGGCACCATGCGCATGCAGGAGATCGCGGGCGCGATCCGCGAAGGCGCGCAGGCCTATCTTGCGCGGCAGTACACGACCATCGCCGTCGTCGGCGTGGTCATCTTCCTCATCGTCGGTTTCATGCTCGGCTGGCTGGTCGCCATCGGCTTCCTGATCGGCGCGGTGCTCTCCGGCATTGCCGGCTTCATCGGCATGAATGTCTCGGTGCGCGCCAATGTCCGCACCGCGCAGGCGGCGACGCAGTCGCTGGAGGGGGGCCTCGACCTCGCCTTCAAGGCGGGCGCGATCACCGGCCTGCTGGTGGCCGGCCTCGCGCTGATGGGTGTCACGATCTATTACGGCGTGCTTACCCGTGGGCTGGGCTTCGCTCCGGGCGCCCGCACGGTGGTCGACTCGCTGGTGGCACTCGGCTTCGGCGCCTCGCTGATCTCGATCTTCGCCCGCCTCGGCGGCGGCATCTTCACCAAGGGCGCCGATGTCGGCGGTGACCTCGTCGGCAAGGTGGAGGCCGGCATCCCCGAGGATGATCCGCGCAATCCCGCCACCATCGCCGACAATGTCGGCGACAATGTCGGCGACTGCGCCGGCATGGCGGCTGACCTGTTCGAGACCTATGCGGTGACGCTGGTCGCCACCATGGTGCTCGCCATCATCTTCTTCGGCACCAATGCGGCGCTGCTCGGCTCGATGCTCATCTATCCGCTCGCCATTGGCGCGGTGTGCATCATCACCTCGATCGCCGGCACCTTCTTCGTCAAGCTGCCGGCGAGCCGCTCGATCATGGGCGCGCTCTATCGCGGCTTCATCGCCACCGCCGGCCTCTCGGTGGTCGCGGTCGCCATCGTGACCTGGCTGGTCATCGGCTTCGGGCCGATCGCCGGCACCGACTTCACCGGCCTCTCGCTGTTCCTGTGCGGGCTGGTCGGGCTGGCGGTGACCGGGCTGATCGTCTGGATCACCGAATACTATACCGGCACCGGCTTCCGCCCGGTGGTGTCGATCGCCCAGGCCTCGGTCACCGGGCACGGCACCAACATCATCCAGGGCCTCGCCGTGTCGCTCGAATCGACCGCGCTGCCGACCTTGGTGATCATCGCCGGCATCCTGTTCGCCTACGGCCTCGCCGGCCTGTTCGGCATCGCCATCGCCGCGACCACGATGCTGGCGCTCGCCGGCATGGTGGTGGCGCTCGACGCCTTCGGCCCGGTCACCGACAATGCCGGCGGCATTGCCGAAATGGCGGGCCTGCCCAAGGAAGTGCGCCAGTCCACCGACGCGCTCGACGCGGTCGGCAACACCACCAAGGCGATCACCAAGGGCTATGCCATCGCCTCTGCCGGGCTCGGAGCGCTGGTGCTGTTCGCGGCCTATAATCAGGACCTGAAATACTTCACCGCGCAGGCGACGCCGGGCAGCTATTTCGAAGGCGTGACGCCGAACTTCTCGCTGGAGAACCCCTACGTCGTCGTCGGCCTGCTGTTCGGCGGCCTGCTGCCGTTCCTGTTCGCCGCCATGGGAATGACGGCAGTGGGGCGTGCAGCCGGCGCCATCGTCGAGGAGGTGCGCCGGCAGTTCCGCGAGAAGCCCGGCATCATGCAGGGCACCGAGAAGCCGGACTATTCCCGCGCGGTCGACCTGCTCACCAAGGCGGCGATCAAGGAGATGATCGTGCCCTCGCTGCTGCCGGTGCTCTCGCCGGTGGTGTGCTACTTCGTCATCTATCTGGTGGCGGGCGGTGGGGTCGCCGGCAAGTCGGCGGCGTTCTCCGCGCTCGGCGCCATGCTGCTCGGCGTGATCGTCACCGGCCTGTTCGTCGCCATCTCGATGACCTCGGGAGGCGGCGCCTGGGACAATGCGAAGAAGTCGTTCGAGGATGGCTTCGTCGACAAGGACGGGGTGCGCCACTTCAAGGGTTCCGAGGCCCACAAGGCTTCGGTGACCGGCGATACCGTCGGTGATCCCTACAAGGACACCGCCGGCCCGGCGGTGAACCCGATGATCAAGATCACCAATATCGTCGCGCTGCTGCTGCTGGCCATGCTCGCGCACTGA
- the thiL gene encoding thiamine-phosphate kinase has product MSSGSGEGGSAEDRLIARLFAPLARHPGALGLLDDAAVIAPPPGHDLVLTKDALVAGVHFFPEDPPASIARKALRVNLSDLAAKGADPLGVLLAFAVPPDMGEAALAAFARGLGEDCTAYGAPLLGGDTVRTPGPFTVSITALGTVPAGRMVTRLHAGAKQAIVVTGTIGDAALGLALRLDPKRAGFAGLSPAHVAFLKDRYLHPRPRLVLSTALREHASAAMDVSDGLIGDLAKLLAASRIAGRIEAARVPLSAAARAAIAAEPTLFETALTGGDDYEILAVMPEERLDAFGAVATAAGVGVTVLGRTLAGEGLAVEAADGAPMVLEHQSFSHF; this is encoded by the coding sequence ATGAGCTCGGGTTCGGGCGAGGGCGGCTCCGCCGAGGACAGGCTGATCGCCCGGCTGTTCGCGCCATTGGCGCGGCACCCCGGCGCGCTCGGGCTATTGGACGATGCGGCGGTGATCGCGCCGCCGCCGGGCCACGACCTGGTGCTGACCAAGGACGCACTGGTCGCCGGCGTGCATTTCTTCCCCGAGGACCCGCCGGCCTCGATCGCCCGCAAGGCGCTGCGGGTGAACCTTTCCGACCTCGCCGCCAAGGGCGCCGATCCGCTCGGCGTGCTGCTGGCCTTCGCAGTGCCACCGGATATGGGCGAGGCGGCGCTGGCCGCGTTCGCACGCGGTCTCGGCGAGGACTGCACCGCTTATGGCGCGCCGCTGCTCGGCGGCGACACGGTACGCACGCCCGGCCCCTTCACCGTCTCCATCACCGCACTCGGCACGGTGCCGGCGGGGCGGATGGTGACGCGGCTCCATGCCGGGGCAAAACAGGCCATCGTCGTCACCGGCACCATTGGCGACGCGGCGCTCGGTCTCGCTTTGCGGCTCGATCCCAAGCGTGCCGGCTTTGCCGGGCTCAGCCCCGCGCATGTTGCCTTCCTGAAGGATCGCTATCTGCATCCGCGCCCCCGCCTGGTGCTGAGCACGGCGCTGCGCGAGCATGCCAGCGCGGCGATGGATGTCTCGGACGGGCTCATCGGCGACCTCGCCAAGCTGCTCGCGGCCTCGCGCATCGCCGGCCGGATCGAGGCGGCGCGGGTGCCGCTCTCCGCCGCCGCCCGTGCCGCGATCGCGGCGGAGCCGACGCTGTTCGAGACCGCGCTTACCGGTGGCGATGATTACGAGATTCTCGCGGTGATGCCTGAGGAACGGCTCGACGCCTTCGGCGCGGTCGCCACTGCAGCGGGCGTCGGCGTGACTGTGCTCGGCCGGACGCTCGCCGGCGAGGGGCTGGCGGTCGAAGCGGCGGATGGCGCGCCAATGGTGCTTGAGCATCAGAGCTTCAGTCATTTCTGA
- the ribD gene encoding bifunctional diaminohydroxyphosphoribosylaminopyrimidine deaminase/5-amino-6-(5-phosphoribosylamino)uracil reductase RibD, which yields MSAPPGAGVDDWLMQAALAAGRRNLGMTWPNPAVGALVVRESGQGPLILAHAGTAKGGRPHAEPQALADAGEAARGATLYVTLEPCSHHGRTPPCVDAIQAAGISRVVAAIEDPDIRVAGRGFAFLRSQGIEVTTGIGTEEARLAHAGHIRRVTLGRPHLMLKLAVSADGKAGLAGRRPVAITGEAARRQVHLMRATHDAVLTGIGTVLSDDPQLTCRLPGMLDRSPVRVVLDSTLRLPLASALVATHEIAPLWLIAAEDAPADRETTLTEIGVEVMRVRRRPNGGLDLHEALHLLAMRGITRLMVEAGPRVAAAFVQDGLVDEADIFTAPATLGTDAIDALHGLPLSALDAYLSETETAMHGPDRLRVLRRA from the coding sequence ATGAGCGCGCCGCCGGGCGCGGGGGTCGATGACTGGCTGATGCAGGCCGCGCTGGCCGCCGGCCGCCGCAATCTCGGCATGACCTGGCCCAACCCCGCGGTCGGTGCGCTGGTGGTGCGCGAGAGCGGGCAGGGGCCTTTGATCCTCGCCCATGCCGGCACCGCGAAGGGCGGGCGCCCTCATGCCGAGCCGCAGGCGCTCGCCGACGCCGGGGAGGCCGCGCGCGGCGCCACGCTCTACGTCACGCTGGAGCCCTGCTCGCATCATGGTCGCACGCCGCCCTGCGTCGATGCCATCCAGGCGGCCGGCATTTCGCGCGTGGTGGCGGCTATCGAGGATCCGGACATCCGCGTTGCCGGGCGTGGCTTTGCCTTCCTGCGCTCGCAGGGCATCGAGGTGACTACCGGCATCGGCACCGAGGAGGCGCGCCTCGCCCATGCCGGCCATATTCGCCGTGTCACGCTCGGGCGCCCGCACCTCATGCTGAAACTCGCCGTCTCGGCCGACGGCAAGGCCGGGCTCGCCGGCCGGCGCCCGGTCGCGATCACCGGCGAGGCCGCGCGGCGCCAGGTGCATCTGATGCGCGCCACCCACGATGCCGTGCTCACCGGCATCGGCACCGTGCTGTCCGACGATCCGCAGCTCACCTGCCGGCTGCCCGGCATGCTCGACCGTTCGCCGGTGCGGGTGGTGCTCGACAGCACGCTGCGGCTGCCGCTTGCCTCAGCTTTGGTCGCCACCCACGAGATTGCCCCGCTCTGGCTGATCGCCGCCGAGGACGCCCCGGCCGACCGCGAGACCACGCTCACCGAGATAGGCGTCGAGGTGATGCGGGTGCGCCGCCGCCCAAATGGCGGGCTCGACCTCCACGAGGCCCTGCATCTGCTCGCCATGCGCGGCATCACCCGGCTGATGGTGGAGGCGGGGCCGCGGGTCGCGGCAGCCTTTGTGCAGGATGGGCTGGTCGACGAGGCGGATATCTTCACCGCGCCGGCAACGCTCGGCACCGACGCAATCGATGCCTTGCACGGCTTGCCGCTCTCCGCCCTCGACGCTTATCTGAGCGAGACCGAAACCGCGATGCACGGGCCCGATCGCCTGCGCGTATTGAGGCGAGCCTAG